A single region of the Selenomonas sp. oral taxon 920 genome encodes:
- a CDS encoding formate--tetrahydrofolate ligase: MKSDVEIARAAQLRPIAEIAKSLGIAEEHIEPYGRYKAKLTPEALAGATGKNGKLILVTAINPTPAGEGKTTTSVGLADALHKQGKKTVVALREPSLGPCFGMKGGAAGGGYAQVVPMEDINLHFTGDFHAITTAHNLLAALIDNHIFQGNALDLDVNRIVWKRVLDINDRALRHVVTGLGGRVHGVPRESGFDITVASEMMAILCLADGLQDMKRRLGRILIGWTRSGRPVHADELGATGALTLLFKDAIKPNLVQTIEGTPALIHGGPFANIAHGCSSVMATKYALKCADYVVTEAGFGADLGAEKFFDIKCRLAGLKPDAVVIVATVRALKMNGGVPKDALGTENLDALKQGAANLEKHIENIGKFGVPAVVAVNVFPTDTEAELLLLEDLCARLGAQCARSEVWAKGGAGGLALADAVEDALARTADFHPIYDAKKSIAEKIEIIAREIYGADGVDFTPEAKKQMAEMEALGMTQTPVCMAKTQYSLSDNPALLGRPAGFRITVRELRASCGAGFVVALTGNILTMPGLPKTPAAMGMDITEDGVIAGLF; the protein is encoded by the coding sequence ATGAAATCGGATGTAGAGATCGCACGCGCAGCACAGCTGCGTCCGATTGCGGAGATTGCAAAGAGCCTTGGCATTGCCGAGGAGCACATTGAGCCGTACGGCAGGTACAAGGCAAAGCTGACCCCCGAGGCACTTGCGGGTGCAACGGGGAAAAACGGCAAGCTCATCCTCGTCACGGCGATCAACCCGACCCCTGCGGGCGAGGGGAAGACCACGACGAGCGTCGGGCTTGCCGACGCGCTGCACAAGCAGGGCAAGAAGACCGTCGTCGCCCTGCGCGAGCCGTCGCTCGGCCCGTGCTTCGGCATGAAGGGCGGTGCGGCAGGCGGCGGTTATGCACAGGTCGTGCCGATGGAGGACATCAACCTCCATTTCACGGGAGACTTCCACGCCATTACGACGGCGCACAATCTTCTTGCGGCGCTGATTGACAACCACATCTTTCAGGGAAATGCGCTCGACCTCGACGTAAACCGCATTGTGTGGAAGCGCGTGCTCGACATCAACGACCGCGCTCTGCGCCACGTCGTTACGGGCCTTGGCGGGCGTGTGCACGGCGTGCCGCGTGAGTCTGGGTTTGACATCACGGTCGCCTCGGAGATGATGGCGATCCTCTGCCTTGCAGACGGACTCCAGGACATGAAACGCCGCCTCGGGCGCATCCTCATCGGCTGGACCCGCAGCGGACGTCCCGTGCATGCGGACGAGCTGGGCGCAACAGGCGCACTGACCCTCCTCTTTAAGGATGCCATCAAACCGAACCTCGTGCAGACCATCGAGGGCACTCCCGCGCTCATCCACGGCGGTCCGTTTGCGAACATCGCGCACGGCTGCAGCAGCGTTATGGCAACGAAGTACGCACTGAAATGCGCGGACTACGTCGTTACGGAGGCGGGCTTTGGCGCGGATCTCGGCGCGGAGAAATTCTTTGACATCAAGTGCCGCCTTGCGGGGCTGAAGCCCGACGCCGTCGTCATCGTCGCCACCGTGCGTGCGCTCAAGATGAACGGCGGCGTGCCGAAGGACGCACTCGGCACGGAGAACCTCGATGCGCTTAAGCAGGGCGCGGCGAATCTCGAAAAGCACATCGAGAACATCGGCAAATTCGGTGTGCCAGCCGTCGTTGCCGTCAACGTGTTCCCGACGGATACTGAGGCGGAGCTCCTTCTGCTCGAAGACCTCTGTGCACGGCTCGGTGCGCAGTGTGCACGCTCCGAGGTTTGGGCAAAGGGCGGCGCGGGCGGACTTGCCCTTGCAGACGCAGTCGAAGATGCACTCGCAAGAACTGCGGACTTTCATCCAATTTACGATGCCAAGAAATCCATTGCGGAAAAGATTGAAATCATCGCCCGCGAGATTTACGGCGCAGACGGTGTCGACTTTACACCCGAGGCAAAAAAGCAGATGGCGGAGATGGAGGCGCTCGGCATGACACAGACGCCCGTCTGCATGGCAAAGACGCAGTACTCACTTTCCGACAATCCCGCACTTCTCGGACGTCCCGCGGGGTTCCGCATTACCGTGCGCGAGCTGCGCGCATCCTGTGGTGCGGGCTTCGTCGTCGCACTCACGGGCAATATTCTCACCATGCCGGGGCTGCCAAAGACACCTGCGGCAATGGGCATGGACATCACCGAGGACGGCGTGATTGCAGGGCTGTTCTGA
- the folD gene encoding bifunctional methylenetetrahydrofolate dehydrogenase/methenyltetrahydrofolate cyclohydrolase FolD, with the protein MARILYGKEFAARIKASAEHGAIALRERGVHPCLAVIIVGNDPASEVYVRNKEKACAELGIRSRHIPLPAETTREELLACIDELNADEEVHGILVQLPLPKPLSESSEEVLSRIDPRKDVDGFHPVSVGHLFLGTPGLRPCTPAGCIRMLEYAGIRMEGAHAVIIGRSNIVGKPMAMLLLERHATVTLCHSRTENLAAITREADILVAAVGQPHFVTADMVKPGATVIDVGINRIAPKKLVGDVDFEGVSEVAGAITPVPGGVGLLTVAMLMENVVQAAKAQTEAGGE; encoded by the coding sequence ATGGCACGCATACTGTATGGCAAGGAGTTTGCCGCGCGCATCAAGGCGAGTGCCGAGCATGGCGCAATCGCTCTGCGTGAGCGCGGTGTACATCCGTGCCTTGCCGTTATCATCGTGGGCAACGATCCCGCCTCGGAGGTCTATGTCCGCAACAAGGAGAAAGCCTGCGCGGAGCTGGGGATACGATCCCGTCACATCCCTCTGCCCGCTGAGACCACGCGGGAGGAGCTGCTCGCCTGTATCGACGAGCTCAACGCAGATGAGGAAGTGCACGGCATTCTCGTGCAGCTGCCGCTGCCAAAGCCTCTTTCGGAGAGTTCGGAGGAGGTGCTGAGCCGCATTGATCCGCGCAAGGATGTGGATGGCTTCCATCCCGTGAGTGTCGGACACCTCTTTCTCGGCACACCGGGGCTGCGCCCCTGTACGCCGGCGGGCTGCATCCGTATGCTCGAATATGCGGGGATACGGATGGAGGGCGCACATGCGGTCATCATCGGGCGCAGCAATATCGTCGGAAAGCCGATGGCAATGCTGCTCCTCGAGCGGCACGCGACCGTCACGCTCTGTCACTCGCGTACGGAAAACCTCGCCGCGATCACGCGTGAGGCGGATATCCTCGTTGCTGCGGTCGGGCAGCCGCACTTTGTCACAGCAGATATGGTGAAGCCGGGAGCGACTGTTATTGATGTCGGCATCAACCGCATTGCACCGAAGAAGCTCGTCGGCGATGTGGACTTTGAAGGTGTGTCCGAGGTTGCGGGAGCGATTACGCCCGTACCCGGCGGCGTGGGGCTGCTGACGGTTGCAATGCTGATGGAGAACGTCGTACAGGCTGCAAAGGCACAGACGGAAGCGGGAGGAGAGTAA
- a CDS encoding 4-hydroxybenzoate octaprenyltransferase gives MERLRAHMNNTAFHHTIFSLPFALMGALLAAGGDPPLGDLGWIVLAITAARSAALALDNLADLKYDKQQPRLAYRAMVQGRVTKVEALVFIGVCLLVLVFAVLQLNPVCIRLLPFAAVPFLIYPYMKRVTGWVHLFLGIAIGMAPAGGWVAISGKIELPMVVLFIAVALWIAAFDAMYGAQDEEFDRSQGLHSLAVTFGACGAFQIARAMHVFSILLFVALGVMMHLTFPYYIGVGIAAGTLIYQHRIAGPTDFSRVTQMYFMRNGIVSIAIFAFTWISYLV, from the coding sequence ATGGAGCGCCTGCGGGCGCACATGAACAATACCGCCTTTCATCATACGATATTCTCCCTGCCGTTTGCCCTGATGGGGGCACTGCTTGCAGCAGGTGGGGATCCGCCCCTCGGCGATCTCGGCTGGATCGTACTCGCCATCACAGCGGCACGCTCGGCGGCACTCGCCCTCGACAACCTTGCCGATCTGAAATATGACAAACAGCAGCCCCGTCTCGCCTATCGCGCGATGGTGCAGGGGCGCGTGACAAAGGTGGAGGCGCTCGTCTTTATAGGCGTGTGCCTCCTTGTGCTTGTATTTGCCGTCCTGCAGCTGAACCCCGTCTGTATCCGCCTCCTGCCGTTCGCCGCCGTGCCCTTCCTCATCTATCCGTACATGAAACGTGTGACAGGGTGGGTACATCTCTTCCTCGGTATCGCCATCGGCATGGCGCCTGCGGGCGGCTGGGTGGCGATCAGCGGCAAGATCGAACTGCCGATGGTCGTCCTCTTCATCGCCGTCGCACTCTGGATTGCGGCATTTGATGCGATGTATGGGGCACAGGATGAGGAATTCGACCGCAGTCAGGGACTCCACTCCCTTGCGGTGACCTTCGGCGCATGCGGTGCATTCCAGATCGCGCGCGCGATGCACGTATTCTCCATCCTTCTCTTTGTTGCGCTTGGAGTCATGATGCATCTTACATTCCCTTACTACATCGGTGTCGGCATCGCGGCGGGGACACTCATCTATCAGCACCGTATTGCGGGGCCAACGGATTTCTCACGCGTGACGCAGATGTATTTTATGAGGAACGGGATTGTTTCCATCGCAATTTTTGCCTTTACGTGGATCAGTTATTTGGTGTAA
- a CDS encoding menaquinone biosynthesis decarboxylase, whose protein sequence is MAYKDLREYIAVLEERGLLRRIAAEVDPELEITEITDRISKMEGEKNVALLFENVKGSKMPVLMNAFGSYERMSLAFGVEKLDDIADELTEILKIPHISLQNKMNLMTLIPMARKAINFPKYVKNAPCQEVIETENPNLDEIPILKCWPDDGGPFVTLPLVFTKNPATGKRNVGMYRLQKYDSRTTGMHWHIHKNGAENFRDMKARGGERIEAAVAIGTDPVVTYAATAPLPRDIDEMVFAGFLRHKSVEMVKCVTVDLEVPATAEIILEGYVDTNEMRREGPFGDHTGYYSLADEYPVFHITAITHRKDPIYSATVVGKPPMEDCFLAKATERIFLPLLKQMLPEVVDVNMPLEGVFHDCIVVSIKKQFPMHARKVMHALWGMGQMMNVKMIIVVDAHVNVQDMKEVWWRVFNNIDAKYDLEIVQGPLDVLDHSSPMAKWGSKLGIDATKTWPEEGHAREWPDEIAMSEEIVKRVDARWKEFGLD, encoded by the coding sequence TTGGCATACAAGGATCTGCGTGAATACATTGCGGTACTCGAGGAGCGGGGGCTTCTCCGTCGCATTGCGGCAGAGGTCGATCCCGAGCTTGAGATCACCGAGATCACGGACCGCATCTCGAAAATGGAGGGAGAGAAGAACGTCGCCCTCCTCTTTGAGAACGTCAAGGGCTCGAAGATGCCCGTCCTCATGAATGCATTCGGCAGCTACGAGCGCATGTCACTCGCGTTCGGCGTAGAGAAGCTGGACGACATTGCAGATGAACTCACGGAGATCCTGAAGATCCCGCACATTTCCCTCCAAAACAAGATGAACCTCATGACGCTCATCCCGATGGCGCGCAAGGCGATCAACTTCCCGAAATACGTGAAGAATGCGCCCTGCCAGGAGGTCATCGAGACGGAGAATCCGAATCTCGACGAGATCCCTATCTTGAAATGCTGGCCGGATGACGGCGGTCCGTTCGTGACCCTGCCGCTCGTCTTTACGAAGAACCCCGCAACGGGCAAGCGCAACGTCGGCATGTACCGCCTGCAGAAGTACGACAGCCGCACGACGGGGATGCACTGGCACATCCACAAGAACGGTGCGGAGAACTTCCGCGACATGAAGGCACGCGGCGGCGAGCGCATCGAGGCGGCAGTCGCCATCGGCACCGATCCCGTTGTGACCTATGCGGCGACGGCGCCGCTCCCGCGCGATATTGATGAAATGGTCTTTGCGGGCTTCCTGCGTCATAAATCCGTTGAGATGGTGAAGTGCGTCACTGTCGACCTCGAGGTGCCCGCGACGGCGGAGATCATCCTCGAGGGCTACGTTGACACGAATGAAATGCGCCGAGAGGGACCGTTCGGCGACCACACAGGCTACTACTCGCTTGCGGACGAATATCCTGTCTTTCATATCACGGCGATCACACACCGGAAGGACCCCATCTACTCCGCAACGGTGGTCGGCAAACCGCCGATGGAGGACTGCTTCCTCGCCAAGGCGACGGAGCGCATCTTTCTGCCTCTCTTGAAGCAGATGCTGCCTGAGGTCGTCGATGTGAACATGCCGCTTGAGGGTGTGTTCCACGACTGCATCGTGGTGTCTATCAAGAAGCAGTTCCCGATGCACGCGCGCAAAGTCATGCACGCACTCTGGGGCATGGGACAGATGATGAACGTCAAGATGATCATCGTCGTGGACGCGCACGTCAACGTGCAGGACATGAAGGAAGTCTGGTGGCGTGTCTTCAACAACATCGATGCGAAGTACGACCTCGAGATTGTGCAGGGGCCTCTGGACGTGCTTGATCACTCCTCGCCGATGGCAAAGTGGGGCTCGAAGCTCGGCATCGATGCGACAAAGACATGGCCGGAGGAAGGACACGCGCGCGAATGGCCGGATGAGATTGCGATGTCCGAGGAGATTGTAAAGCGTGTTGACGCGCGGTGGAAGGAGTTCGGTCTGGATTGA
- the tatC gene encoding twin-arginine translocase subunit TatC yields MTEESKSPEAEQQNAGAAAQPAAAETSAASPPAPQPPAEGQAEDDGNMSLIAHLTELRSRLIKCLLAVAVGSGVGYYFIEDIMHYLTVPVGKLYYMQPAEAFFTYIKIAVVVGFLLALPVIFYHVWRFFLPALTPAERLVLGIVVPVSVILFFLGLAFSFFLVFPAAIMFFKGFGNEELEALFSVNRYFEFVIMFVLPFGFVFELPLVITILGKMGVITSAFLRKYARIVIFLSFIIAAVISPTPDVFTQSMIALPMIVLYGVGYVIVRFILRK; encoded by the coding sequence ATGACGGAGGAATCGAAATCCCCTGAGGCAGAGCAGCAGAACGCAGGAGCTGCGGCGCAGCCCGCCGCGGCAGAGACGTCGGCGGCGTCGCCGCCGGCTCCGCAGCCTCCGGCGGAAGGACAGGCGGAAGACGACGGAAATATGTCGCTCATCGCGCATCTGACGGAGCTGCGCTCACGCCTCATCAAATGTCTTCTTGCCGTCGCCGTCGGCTCCGGGGTCGGCTACTATTTTATCGAAGACATCATGCACTATCTGACCGTTCCGGTCGGCAAACTCTACTATATGCAGCCCGCGGAAGCGTTCTTCACCTATATCAAGATCGCCGTTGTCGTGGGCTTTCTTCTCGCTCTACCCGTCATTTTCTATCATGTGTGGCGATTCTTCCTGCCGGCACTCACACCCGCGGAGCGGCTTGTCCTCGGGATTGTCGTGCCTGTCTCGGTCATTCTTTTCTTCCTCGGACTCGCGTTCTCATTTTTCCTCGTATTCCCTGCGGCAATTATGTTCTTCAAGGGGTTCGGGAACGAGGAACTCGAAGCACTATTTTCGGTTAACCGCTACTTCGAGTTCGTTATCATGTTTGTCCTGCCGTTTGGTTTCGTCTTTGAACTGCCGCTCGTCATCACGATTCTCGGGAAAATGGGGGTCATTACGTCTGCGTTTCTGCGGAAGTATGCCCGCATCGTCATCTTCCTTTCGTTCATCATCGCCGCCGTGATCTCGCCGACGCCCGACGTGTTCACGCAGTCGATGATTGCGCTGCCGATGATCGTCCTTTACGGCGTCGGCTACGTTATCGTTCGCTTTATACTCAGAAAATAG
- a CDS encoding twin-arginine translocase TatA/TatE family subunit: protein MFGLGVPELVLILIIGLVVFGPGRLPDIGKALGKSIKEFKSANNEPQDTRAEINVTEESKQLSEAEKKEAKS from the coding sequence ATGTTTGGTCTGGGAGTTCCCGAACTCGTCCTCATCCTCATCATCGGTCTGGTCGTCTTTGGTCCCGGTCGTCTGCCCGACATCGGCAAGGCGCTCGGCAAGAGCATCAAAGAGTTCAAGTCAGCAAACAACGAGCCGCAGGACACGCGCGCGGAGATCAACGTCACGGAGGAGTCCAAGCAGCTGTCGGAAGCTGAGAAAAAAGAGGCGAAGAGCTGA
- a CDS encoding Sec-independent protein translocase subunit TatA/TatB yields MFGIGVPELILILVVGLIVFGPGKLPEMGRSLGKGIREFRKASNALTAAINAPEPPPAAPPQPASAPQPAQTASTAEQTAPAAPAASPTAETAAAAVEAYKAEQTTAAENKAQ; encoded by the coding sequence ATGTTTGGTATTGGTGTACCCGAGCTGATCTTGATACTGGTGGTCGGGCTCATTGTCTTTGGGCCGGGCAAGCTTCCCGAGATGGGACGCTCCCTCGGCAAGGGCATCCGTGAGTTCCGCAAGGCATCGAATGCGCTGACAGCGGCGATTAATGCGCCGGAGCCGCCGCCCGCTGCTCCCCCACAGCCTGCGTCTGCACCGCAGCCCGCACAGACAGCGTCGACCGCGGAGCAGACGGCACCTGCCGCGCCTGCGGCATCGCCGACGGCAGAAACCGCAGCGGCGGCAGTCGAGGCGTATAAGGCGGAACAGACAACTGCGGCAGAAAATAAAGCACAGTAA
- a CDS encoding polyprenyl synthetase family protein translates to MKNDIFDVIQADLEEFETALAEAVASETALITDIGEHLISSGGKRLRPALFLLVARGGTAFDRARAMPVAIALELIHTASLVHDDVIDEADTRRGAATTNAKWGNQIAILSGDFLFARAFKLVAEAGYDSSVYVKLAQLVCTLSEGEILQDHTAYQVPASEDAYYERIRKKTADFLEICCELGGAIGGMRAADTERMALYGHAIGMAFQITDDLLDYRQTSEDIGKPAGHDLAQGFVTLPVIRALAVLDAEKRAELTALITNPRMTEDEVARALAVVRTTDGLDYAQAQADSYLERAKNALPEALDEKIRETCLMAADFIGRREF, encoded by the coding sequence TTGAAGAACGACATTTTTGATGTCATACAGGCGGATCTTGAGGAATTCGAGACGGCGCTTGCGGAGGCCGTTGCCTCTGAAACGGCGCTCATTACGGATATTGGAGAACATCTCATCTCCTCGGGCGGCAAGCGCTTGCGCCCCGCCCTTTTCCTGTTGGTGGCACGCGGGGGAACGGCGTTTGACCGTGCGCGTGCAATGCCGGTGGCGATCGCCCTCGAGCTCATTCACACAGCATCTCTCGTACATGACGATGTCATTGACGAGGCAGATACGCGGCGCGGCGCGGCGACGACAAATGCAAAATGGGGCAATCAGATTGCTATTTTGAGCGGTGATTTCCTGTTTGCCCGCGCGTTCAAGCTCGTTGCGGAGGCGGGGTATGATTCCTCGGTCTACGTCAAGCTCGCACAGCTCGTCTGCACGCTGAGTGAGGGTGAGATTCTTCAGGATCACACGGCCTATCAGGTGCCTGCGAGTGAGGATGCGTACTACGAACGTATTCGTAAGAAGACGGCGGACTTTCTCGAGATCTGCTGTGAGCTCGGCGGTGCGATCGGCGGCATGCGTGCGGCAGATACGGAGCGCATGGCGCTCTATGGGCACGCCATCGGCATGGCGTTCCAGATCACGGATGATCTGCTCGACTATCGGCAGACCTCGGAGGATATCGGCAAACCGGCGGGGCATGATCTCGCGCAGGGGTTTGTAACCCTGCCTGTCATCCGTGCACTCGCGGTGCTCGATGCAGAGAAGCGTGCGGAGCTCACGGCGCTGATTACGAATCCGCGGATGACGGAGGATGAGGTTGCACGTGCGCTTGCTGTCGTCCGTACGACGGACGGACTTGACTATGCACAAGCACAGGCGGATTCCTATTTGGAGCGCGCCAAGAATGCTCTGCCGGAAGCGCTCGATGAGAAGATTCGTGAGACCTGCCTGATGGCGGCAGACTTTATCGGCCGCAGAGAGTTTTAG
- a CDS encoding phosphodiester glycosidase family protein, with product MRILKKILVTGAALLLTMSSYAFAAGLTDLRTSSTAERDRLVFDFTEMPVYHVSLSEDGRELTLDFADTDETAFHRTAVRTKRIDAVSYAARRGHFYVTVTMAKGMGYSLGNLMNPTRVFLDITPASGKESPKQIVPATPPMRPAKPTGDAPSPTEQEKQTFPILREEQVAAGLLQRTYIYKDEDGQVSAYFVEADPTRYSVRPALARGIIPGRQTVSGIARDTNAAAAINASYFALNGEILGVTKIDGTIVGTTYYDRSAFGVMPDGSFVFGTVSYNGMVKIDQVTLPVSGVNAERGENGLVIYNRAYGRSTGTNPYGLEYVIREGRVAEINTNDSPIPSDGYVVSVHGSSMDAFAGAGVRLGDPTVLTEQTGSMWDRAVQIVGAGPRLVENGAVHVTAGEEQFPGDIRYGRAPRSAVGVTRAGKVVFVVVDGRQSHSHGLTLTEFAELLVKFGVQNAINLDGGGSSALYVHGTVLNSPSDGSERAVGSALILQQR from the coding sequence ATGCGTATTTTGAAGAAAATTCTCGTGACTGGGGCAGCCCTTCTGCTGACCATGTCTTCCTATGCATTTGCAGCGGGACTGACTGATCTGCGCACGTCGAGCACGGCGGAACGTGATCGGCTGGTGTTTGATTTCACGGAGATGCCCGTCTATCATGTCAGCCTGTCCGAGGACGGACGCGAGCTGACTCTTGACTTTGCGGATACGGACGAAACTGCATTTCATCGTACTGCTGTACGCACGAAGCGTATTGATGCCGTTTCCTACGCCGCACGCAGGGGGCATTTTTATGTAACCGTCACAATGGCGAAGGGCATGGGATATTCGCTTGGCAACCTGATGAATCCCACCCGCGTGTTCCTCGATATTACGCCTGCGTCCGGGAAAGAATCGCCCAAGCAGATTGTTCCCGCCACGCCGCCTATGCGGCCGGCAAAGCCGACGGGCGATGCGCCTTCGCCTACGGAACAGGAAAAGCAGACGTTCCCGATTCTGCGTGAGGAGCAGGTCGCTGCGGGATTGCTGCAGCGTACTTACATCTATAAGGACGAAGACGGGCAGGTGTCTGCGTACTTCGTCGAGGCGGACCCGACGCGCTACAGCGTTCGCCCGGCGCTTGCGCGCGGCATCATCCCCGGTCGGCAGACGGTCAGCGGCATTGCACGCGATACGAATGCGGCGGCGGCGATCAACGCGTCCTACTTTGCATTGAATGGTGAGATCCTCGGTGTGACAAAGATCGACGGTACGATCGTCGGGACGACTTACTATGACCGCAGCGCGTTCGGTGTCATGCCGGACGGCTCCTTCGTATTTGGTACGGTTTCCTACAACGGCATGGTGAAGATTGATCAGGTGACGCTCCCCGTCTCAGGAGTTAATGCCGAGCGCGGCGAGAATGGGCTCGTCATCTACAACCGCGCTTACGGCAGATCGACCGGAACAAATCCCTACGGATTGGAATACGTGATCCGTGAAGGGCGTGTGGCGGAGATCAATACGAACGATTCGCCGATTCCCTCGGATGGCTACGTCGTCTCTGTCCACGGCTCCTCGATGGATGCGTTTGCAGGGGCGGGGGTGCGTCTGGGTGATCCGACCGTGCTCACGGAGCAAACGGGAAGTATGTGGGATCGCGCTGTGCAGATTGTCGGAGCGGGACCTCGCCTCGTCGAAAACGGTGCCGTGCATGTGACGGCGGGCGAGGAGCAGTTTCCTGGCGACATCCGCTATGGACGTGCGCCGCGCAGTGCCGTCGGCGTGACGCGGGCGGGCAAGGTCGTCTTTGTCGTGGTGGATGGGCGGCAGTCACACAGCCACGGGCTGACACTGACGGAATTCGCGGAGCTGCTCGTGAAATTCGGCGTACAGAATGCAATTAATCTCGACGGCGGCGGCTCTTCGGCACTTTATGTACATGGAACAGTATTGAATTCTCCATCGGATGGTTCAGAGCGTGCGGTCGGCAGCGCCCTGATTCTGCAGCAGAGATAA
- a CDS encoding rod-binding protein — MTIQPISDNSLLGGAAQTSYDAARMSAESKSFQATLDELQRKAETRPAAETAGYVPRNPMTDAEREAKNLHEACEGFEAMFLSMMYKQMRATVPETELFGKKSNAIKIFEDMRDTELMNSVAKGGGIGIADMMYKQLTINKR, encoded by the coding sequence ATGACGATCCAGCCAATCAGCGATAATTCTCTCTTGGGCGGCGCCGCGCAGACCTCCTATGATGCTGCGCGGATGAGCGCCGAGAGCAAATCCTTTCAGGCGACGCTCGATGAGCTTCAGCGCAAGGCGGAGACGCGTCCTGCGGCGGAAACTGCGGGCTATGTGCCAAGGAATCCGATGACGGATGCGGAACGGGAGGCCAAGAACCTGCATGAGGCATGCGAAGGCTTCGAGGCAATGTTTCTGAGCATGATGTATAAGCAGATGCGTGCAACGGTGCCCGAGACGGAGCTCTTTGGAAAGAAGTCGAATGCCATCAAGATCTTCGAGGATATGCGCGATACTGAACTGATGAATTCCGTGGCGAAGGGCGGCGGCATTGGTATCGCGGACATGATGTACAAGCAGTTGACCATCAACAAACGCTGA
- a CDS encoding flagellar basal body P-ring protein FlgI, with product MKKIGILLLLLGLVIGTQPGIAAADSAVTRIKDISKVQGVRSNQLMGYGLVVGLDGTGDGSSSGETVQSIANMLTSYGITVNSSSIKLKNVAAVMVTATLPPFVREGDTVDVTVSSIGDAKSLRGGTLLQTPLRAGNGEVYVVAQGGVSTGGFTAGSGGSSTTKAFPTVGIAVNGGIVERTVEDDGIGSNGQISLSLARPDFTTAARVAGAINAQYGSIAQASNPGRVDVAVPSYFRGNVVGFVASIEDLPVRPDNMARVVVNERTGTIVMGGDVSVDAVAITQGGLTIRIQENPDVSQPAPFSYGNTVVTDNPDVEVKDSKGSTIVLPATTNISDIVGALNTVGASPRDTISILQAMKAAGALHAELDIV from the coding sequence ATGAAGAAAATTGGCATCCTTCTGCTCCTCCTTGGGCTTGTGATCGGTACACAGCCGGGCATCGCGGCGGCAGACTCCGCCGTGACGCGGATCAAGGATATCTCCAAAGTACAGGGCGTGCGCTCCAACCAGCTCATGGGCTACGGCCTCGTGGTCGGCCTTGACGGCACGGGCGACGGATCGAGCTCTGGCGAGACGGTGCAGTCCATTGCGAATATGCTCACGAGCTATGGAATCACGGTCAACAGCAGTTCGATCAAACTCAAGAACGTCGCGGCGGTTATGGTGACGGCGACGCTGCCGCCTTTCGTGCGGGAAGGGGATACCGTCGATGTGACGGTATCGTCGATCGGCGATGCGAAGAGTCTGCGCGGCGGTACGCTGCTTCAGACGCCGCTGCGCGCGGGCAACGGCGAGGTCTATGTCGTGGCACAGGGCGGTGTCTCTACGGGCGGATTTACGGCGGGGAGCGGCGGAAGCAGTACAACAAAGGCGTTCCCGACGGTCGGCATTGCCGTGAACGGCGGTATTGTCGAGCGTACCGTGGAGGACGACGGCATCGGCTCGAACGGGCAGATCTCGCTCTCGCTTGCACGACCTGATTTCACGACGGCAGCGCGTGTTGCGGGTGCCATCAATGCACAGTACGGCAGCATTGCACAGGCGAGCAATCCCGGCCGTGTCGATGTGGCGGTTCCTTCGTATTTCCGCGGCAACGTGGTCGGTTTTGTCGCCTCGATTGAGGATTTGCCGGTTCGCCCCGACAACATGGCGCGTGTCGTTGTGAACGAACGCACCGGGACGATCGTCATGGGCGGAGACGTTTCTGTCGATGCCGTTGCGATCACGCAGGGCGGTCTTACAATCCGCATTCAGGAGAATCCGGATGTGTCACAGCCCGCACCGTTTAGCTACGGCAATACCGTGGTGACGGATAATCCCGATGTCGAAGTGAAGGATTCGAAGGGCAGCACGATTGTCCTGCCGGCGACGACGAACATCAGCGATATTGTGGGCGCACTGAATACGGTGGGCGCAAGTCCGCGCGATACGATTTCGATTTTGCAGGCGATGAAGGCAGCGGGTGCTCTGCATGCCGAACTCGACATTGTGTAA